From the Helicobacter pylori genome, one window contains:
- the ruvC gene encoding crossover junction endodeoxyribonuclease RuvC, translating to MRILGIDPGSRKCGYAIISHASNKLSLITAGFINITTTRLQEQILDLIEALDCLLDRYEVNEVAIEDIFFGYNPKSVIKLAQFRGALSLKILERIGNFSEYTPLQVKKALTGNGKAAKEQVAFMVKRLLNITSEIKPLDISDAIAVAITHAQRLKPR from the coding sequence ATGCGTATTTTAGGAATAGACCCAGGCAGCAGGAAATGCGGGTATGCTATCATTTCTCACGCTTCCAACAAGCTTTCTTTAATCACGGCCGGGTTCATTAATATCACCACGACACGCTTGCAAGAACAAATCTTAGACTTGATAGAAGCCTTAGATTGCTTATTGGATCGTTACGAAGTCAATGAGGTAGCGATTGAAGATATTTTCTTTGGGTATAACCCAAAAAGCGTGATCAAGCTCGCGCAATTCAGGGGGGCGTTGTCTTTAAAGATTTTAGAAAGGATCGGTAATTTTAGCGAATACACGCCCCTACAAGTCAAAAAAGCCCTAACCGGTAACGGGAAAGCCGCTAAAGAGCAAGTGGCCTTTATGGTCAAACGCTTGCTTAATATCACAAGCGAAATCAAGCCTTTGGATATTAGCGATGCGATAGCCGTTGCTATCACGCATGCACAACGCTTAAAGCCCCGCTAA
- a CDS encoding TonB-dependent receptor, whose translation MFLRSYPKLRYALCLPLLTETCYSEERTLNKVTTQAKRIFTYNNEFKVTSKELDQRQSNEVKDLFRTNPDVNVGGGSVMGQKIYVRGIEDRLLRVTVDGAAQNGNIYHHQGNTVIDPGMLKSVEVTKGAANASAGPGAIAGVIKMETKGAADFIPRGKSYAASGAVSFYTNFGDRETFRSAYQSAHFDIIAYYTHQNIFYYRSGATAMKNLFKPTQADKEPGTPSEQNNALIKMNGYLSDRDTLTFSWNMTRDNATRPLRSNAIGLAYPCEAPFSPDGAQGCPNVLDSFTRYLYHSINSANNLSLQYKREAGNSFGDPRLDFTLYTSIRNAQFDPLFDPNGVYAKFPTSLASAWERENYPCVEGGYCTPSFSDVDKPSSQPRNLFLNNTGLNLKVAHVIDEATDSLFEYGFNYQNLSVFDARIPKSELYRPNQVYTDDKGQKQIACSLVDNNPNDPTLCQRGKANGNIYGGYVQANYSPHKIITFGAGVRWDAYTLYDKDWNHRYTQGFSPSAALVISPIEPLSLKITYSQVTRGVMPGDGVYMRQNDLRYAKNIKPEVGSNAEFNIDYSSQYFSGRAAAFYQALDNFISQYAQRLIVTNLSQAIRIYGYEVGGTFRYKGVSLNVGISRTWPTTRGYLMADSYELAASTGNVFIIKLDYTIPKTGINLAWLSRFVTGLDYCGFDIYLPDYGTAEKPKTPTDLAKCGSQLGLVHMHKPGYGVSNFYINWSPKTKSRWKGLLLSAVFNNVFNKFYVDQTSPYVMSPDMPGTDAVKRAIAEPGFNARFEVAYKW comes from the coding sequence ATGTTTTTAAGATCATACCCAAAGCTTAGATACGCTTTATGTTTACCCCTACTCACTGAGACTTGCTATAGTGAGGAACGCACTTTAAATAAGGTTACCACCCAAGCCAAAAGGATTTTCACTTATAACAATGAATTTAAGGTAACTTCTAAAGAATTGGATCAACGCCAAAGCAATGAAGTCAAAGACCTGTTTAGGACTAACCCTGATGTGAATGTGGGCGGAGGGAGCGTGATGGGGCAGAAAATCTATGTGAGAGGCATTGAAGACAGGCTTTTAAGGGTTACAGTGGATGGGGCTGCGCAAAATGGCAATATCTACCACCACCAAGGCAACACCGTGATTGACCCTGGCATGCTCAAAAGCGTGGAAGTGACTAAAGGCGCGGCGAATGCGAGCGCGGGGCCAGGAGCGATTGCGGGAGTGATTAAAATGGAGACTAAAGGAGCGGCTGATTTTATCCCTAGGGGGAAAAGTTATGCGGCTAGCGGGGCGGTGAGTTTTTATACCAATTTTGGGGACAGAGAGACTTTTAGATCGGCTTATCAAAGCGCGCATTTTGATATTATCGCTTACTACACGCACCAAAATATTTTCTATTATAGGAGCGGCGCTACAGCGATGAAAAACCTTTTCAAACCCACACAAGCCGATAAAGAGCCAGGAACCCCTAGCGAGCAAAACAACGCTTTGATTAAAATGAATGGCTATTTGAGCGACAGAGACACGCTCACTTTCAGCTGGAACATGACACGAGATAACGCCACACGCCCTTTAAGGAGTAACGCTATAGGGTTAGCCTATCCTTGTGAAGCCCCCTTTAGCCCTGATGGCGCTCAAGGGTGTCCTAATGTGCTAGATAGTTTCACAAGGTATTTGTATCACTCCATTAATAGCGCTAACAATCTTTCATTACAATACAAAAGGGAAGCGGGAAATTCTTTTGGCGACCCACGATTAGATTTTACCCTTTATACAAGCATCAGGAACGCTCAGTTTGATCCCCTATTTGATCCTAATGGCGTTTATGCTAAATTCCCCACTTCTTTAGCGAGCGCATGGGAAAGAGAAAATTACCCATGCGTTGAAGGCGGGTATTGCACCCCAAGCTTTTCTGATGTGGATAAACCAAGCTCACAACCTAGAAATCTGTTTTTAAACAACACCGGCTTAAACCTTAAAGTCGCGCATGTGATTGATGAAGCCACAGACAGCCTTTTTGAATACGGATTCAACTACCAAAATTTAAGCGTTTTTGACGCTCGTATCCCCAAATCAGAATTATACAGGCCTAATCAAGTCTATACTGATGATAAAGGGCAAAAACAAATCGCTTGCAGTCTTGTGGACAATAACCCCAATGACCCTACTTTATGCCAAAGAGGGAAAGCCAATGGGAATATTTATGGAGGCTACGTGCAAGCGAATTACTCGCCTCATAAAATCATCACTTTTGGAGCCGGGGTTAGGTGGGACGCATACACGCTTTATGATAAGGATTGGAACCACCGCTACACTCAAGGCTTTAGCCCTAGCGCGGCTCTTGTGATCAGCCCCATTGAGCCTTTATCTTTAAAAATCACTTATTCTCAAGTTACAAGGGGGGTGATGCCAGGAGATGGCGTGTACATGCGTCAAAACGATTTACGATACGCTAAAAATATCAAGCCTGAAGTGGGCTCTAACGCTGAATTTAATATTGACTATTCAAGCCAGTATTTTAGCGGGAGGGCTGCGGCGTTCTATCAAGCCTTAGATAATTTCATCTCACAATACGCGCAACGCTTGATTGTAACCAATTTGAGTCAAGCGATTCGCATTTATGGCTATGAAGTGGGTGGGACTTTCAGATACAAGGGCGTGAGTTTGAATGTGGGGATCTCGCGCACTTGGCCCACCACTAGGGGGTATTTAATGGCGGACAGCTATGAGCTTGCCGCAAGCACCGGTAATGTTTTTATCATTAAATTGGATTACACCATTCCAAAAACAGGGATCAATCTTGCTTGGCTTAGCCGCTTTGTTACTGGTTTAGATTATTGCGGGTTTGATATTTACTTGCCTGATTACGGGACGGCTGAGAAACCCAAAACCCCTACCGATTTAGCCAAATGCGGATCCCAATTGGGGTTAGTGCATATGCATAAACCGGGCTATGGCGTGAGTAATTTTTATATCAATTGGAGCCCTAAAACCAAAAGCCGCTGGAAGGGTTTGTTGCTTTCAGCCGTGTTTAATAATGTTTTCAACAAATTCTATGTGGATCAAACAAGCCCCTATGTCATGAGCCCAGATATGCCAGGCACTGACGCTGTTAAAAGAGCGATCGCAGAGCCTGGGTTTAATGCGCGTTTTGAAGTGGCTTACAAATGGTAG
- the murJ gene encoding murein biosynthesis integral membrane protein MurJ: MLKKIFLTNSLGILCSRIFGFLRDLMMANILGAGVYSDIFFVAFKLPNLFRRIFAEGSFSQSFLPSFIRSSIKGSFASLVGLIFCSVLFMWCLLVALNPLWLTKLLAYGFDEETLKLCAPIVAINFWYLLLVFITTFLGALLQYKHSFFASAYSASLLNACMILALFISKEKTHLEALYYLSYGVLLGGVAQILLHFYPLMELGLWDLLSKGLLGFKTKNANKKEYRLDRVKRDLKGFFKQFFPSVLGNSSAQIASFLDTTIASFLASGSVSYLYYANRVFQLPLALFAIAISTALFPSIAIALKNNQQDLVLQRLQKAWFFLVGVLLFCSIGGIMLSKEITELLFERGQFSPKDTLITSQVFSLYLLGLLPFGLTKLFSLWLYAKLEQKKAAKISLISLFLGLVASLSLMPLLGVLGLALANSLSGLFLFVLTIKAFGFQPFLGIIKNLKSWLVILFLACVEILLLLAFKSWVTHLYLFYYFQGF, from the coding sequence ATGCTAAAAAAAATATTTTTAACCAATAGCTTAGGGATTTTATGCTCTAGGATTTTTGGCTTTTTACGGGATTTGATGATGGCTAATATCCTAGGGGCCGGGGTGTATAGCGATATTTTCTTTGTGGCTTTCAAATTGCCTAATCTATTCAGGCGTATTTTTGCGGAGGGCTCTTTTTCTCAAAGTTTTTTACCAAGCTTCATACGAAGTTCCATTAAAGGGAGCTTTGCGAGTTTGGTGGGGCTTATTTTTTGCAGCGTTTTATTCATGTGGTGCTTATTAGTAGCGCTCAATCCCTTATGGCTAACCAAACTCCTCGCTTACGGCTTTGATGAAGAGACGCTCAAATTATGCGCCCCTATTGTAGCGATCAATTTTTGGTATCTTTTATTGGTGTTTATCACCACTTTTTTAGGCGCGCTTTTACAATACAAACACAGCTTTTTTGCCAGCGCTTATAGCGCAAGCTTGCTCAATGCATGCATGATTTTAGCCCTTTTCATTTCTAAAGAAAAAACGCATTTAGAAGCGTTGTATTATTTGAGCTACGGCGTGCTTTTAGGGGGCGTGGCTCAAATTTTATTACACTTTTATCCTTTAATGGAATTAGGCTTATGGGATTTATTGTCTAAAGGGTTGTTGGGTTTTAAGACTAAAAACGCAAACAAAAAAGAATATCGTTTGGATAGGGTTAAAAGGGATCTGAAAGGGTTTTTCAAGCAGTTTTTCCCTAGCGTTTTAGGCAATTCTAGCGCTCAGATCGCCTCTTTTTTAGACACCACGATCGCCTCTTTTTTAGCGAGCGGGAGCGTGTCTTATTTGTATTACGCTAACAGAGTCTTCCAACTCCCCTTAGCCTTATTTGCTATCGCTATCTCCACAGCCCTTTTCCCCAGCATTGCGATCGCGCTTAAAAACAATCAGCAAGATTTAGTCTTACAGCGCTTGCAAAAGGCGTGGTTTTTTTTGGTGGGGGTTTTGCTCTTTTGCAGCATTGGGGGGATCATGTTAAGCAAAGAAATCACCGAGCTTTTATTTGAAAGGGGGCAGTTTAGCCCTAAAGACACCTTAATCACTTCGCAAGTCTTTTCGCTCTATCTTTTAGGCTTGCTCCCTTTTGGACTAACTAAACTCTTTTCTTTATGGCTTTATGCGAAACTAGAGCAAAAAAAAGCGGCTAAAATCTCTTTAATTTCGCTTTTTTTAGGTTTGGTGGCTTCTTTGAGTTTAATGCCTTTGTTAGGGGTTTTAGGCTTGGCGTTAGCGAATAGTTTGAGCGGGCTGTTTTTATTTGTTTTAACGATAAAGGCGTTTGGCTTTCAACCATTCTTGGGTATAATCAAGAATTTAAAATCATGGCTTGTAATCCTTTTCCTCGCTTGCGTGGAAATCTTATTACTCTTAGCGTTCAAATCGTGGGTTACACATTTATATTTATTTTATTATTTTCAAGGTTTTTAA
- a CDS encoding NYN domain-containing protein: MKAKTIILVDWENFRRDIKQTKCVNYNIALDVIVTIRAFLLDDEWISRIYFYTTPPFDFEHTLWDKRNDTIQNEKNPGTEMKIFTSSDIEEILQSSEATKWEKIYSDVENFQHDLASLDQVELRLGRTKLNAIRVEFDGSYRALLEQKQVDMLMGLDIQRIAFKKIADRILIFSKDTDLIPALKLARDEGLRVDIADLSNRLSLLSQDLKYNSDKVRKLSSNEVKDKLFSIRENLTKTNFGP, from the coding sequence ATGAAAGCAAAAACAATCATACTAGTGGATTGGGAGAATTTCAGGCGCGATATTAAACAAACAAAATGCGTTAATTACAATATCGCTTTAGATGTGATCGTTACTATCAGAGCTTTTTTACTAGATGATGAATGGATCAGTCGTATTTACTTTTATACCACCCCACCCTTTGATTTTGAACATACGTTGTGGGATAAAAGGAACGACACCATCCAAAATGAAAAAAATCCGGGAACAGAAATGAAAATCTTCACCAGTAGCGACATTGAAGAAATCTTACAAAGCAGTGAAGCGACTAAATGGGAGAAGATTTATAGCGATGTGGAAAATTTCCAACACGATCTGGCTTCATTGGATCAAGTGGAATTGAGGTTAGGGAGGACTAAGTTAAACGCAATAAGAGTGGAGTTTGATGGGAGTTATAGGGCGTTATTAGAACAAAAACAGGTGGATATGCTCATGGGTCTTGACATTCAAAGAATAGCCTTTAAAAAAATAGCTGATAGGATTTTGATATTTTCAAAAGATACGGATCTAATCCCCGCGCTCAAATTAGCCAGAGATGAGGGGCTAAGGGTGGATATTGCCGATTTGTCTAACAGGCTGTCTCTTCTTAGCCAGGATTTGAAATACAATTCTGATAAAGTGAGGAAATTGAGCAGTAACGAAGTCAAAGACAAGCTTTTTTCCATCAGAGAAAACCTCACTAAAACCAATTTTGGGCCTTAA
- a CDS encoding catalase has product MVNKDVKQTTAFGAPVWDDNNVITAGPRGPVLLQSTWFLEKLAAFDRERIPERVVHAKGSGAYGTFTVTKDITKYTKAKIFSKVGKKTECFFRFSTVAGEKGSADAVRDPRGFAMKYYTEEGNWDLVGNNTPVFFIRDAIKFPDFIHTQKRDPQTNLPNPDMVWDFWSNVPESLYQVTWVMSDRGIPKSFRHMDGFGSHTFSLINAKGERFWVKFHFETMQGVKHLTNEEAAEVRKYDPDSNQRDLFDAIARGDFPKWKMSIQVMPEEDAKKYRFHPFDVTKIWYLQDYPLMEVGIVELNKNPENYFAEVEQAAFTPANVVPGIGYSPDRMLQGRLFSYGDTHRYRLGVNYPQIPVNRPRCPFHSSSRDGYMQNGYYGSLQNYTPSSLPGYKEDKSARDPKFNLAHIEKEFEVWNWDYRAEDSDYYTQPGDYYRSLPADEKERLYDTIGGSLAHVTHKEIVDKQLEHFKKADPKYAEGVKKALEKHQKMMKDMHMKDMHHMKKKK; this is encoded by the coding sequence ATGGTTAATAAAGATGTGAAACAAACCACTGCTTTTGGCGCTCCCGTTTGGGATGACAACAATGTGATTACGGCTGGCCCTAGAGGTCCTGTTTTATTACAAAGCACTTGGTTTTTGGAAAAGTTAGCGGCGTTTGACAGAGAAAGAATCCCTGAAAGGGTCGTGCATGCTAAAGGAAGCGGGGCTTATGGCACTTTTACCGTGACTAAAGACATCACTAAATACACTAAAGCGAAAATTTTCTCTAAAGTGGGCAAAAAAACCGAATGCTTTTTCAGATTTTCCACTGTGGCTGGTGAAAAAGGCAGTGCGGATGCGGTAAGAGACCCAAGAGGTTTTGCGATGAAATATTACACTGAAGAAGGTAACTGGGATTTAGTAGGGAACAACACACCTGTTTTCTTTATCCGTGATGCGATCAAATTCCCTGATTTCATCCACACTCAAAAACGAGATCCTCAAACCAATTTGCCTAACCCTGACATGGTGTGGGATTTTTGGAGCAATGTTCCTGAAAGCTTGTATCAAGTAACATGGGTTATGAGCGATAGAGGTATCCCTAAATCTTTCCGCCACATGGATGGTTTTGGCAGCCACACTTTCAGTCTTATCAACGCTAAAGGCGAACGCTTTTGGGTGAAATTCCACTTTGAAACCATGCAAGGCGTTAAGCACTTGACTAATGAAGAAGCCGCAGAAGTTAGGAAATATGATCCGGATTCCAATCAAAGGGATTTATTCGATGCGATCGCTAGAGGGGATTTCCCAAAATGGAAAATGAGCATTCAAGTGATGCCAGAAGAGGACGCTAAGAAGTATCGATTCCATCCGTTTGATGTCACTAAAATCTGGTATCTCCAAGATTATCCATTGATGGAAGTGGGCATTGTGGAGTTGAATAAAAATCCTGAAAACTATTTTGCAGAAGTGGAACAAGCGGCATTCACTCCGGCTAATGTCGTTCCTGGAATTGGCTATAGCCCTGATAGGATGTTGCAAGGGCGCTTGTTCTCTTATGGGGACACACACCGCTACCGCTTAGGGGTTAATTATCCTCAGATACCGGTTAATAGGCCAAGATGCCCATTCCACTCTTCTAGCAGAGATGGTTACATGCAAAACGGATATTACGGCTCTTTACAAAACTATACGCCTAGCTCATTGCCTGGCTATAAAGAAGATAAGAGCGCTAGGGATCCTAAGTTCAACTTAGCTCATATTGAAAAAGAGTTTGAAGTGTGGAATTGGGATTACAGAGCTGAAGATAGCGATTACTACACCCAACCAGGTGATTACTACCGCTCATTGCCAGCTGATGAAAAAGAAAGGTTGTATGACACTATTGGAGGGTCTTTAGCTCATGTTACTCATAAGGAAATTGTGGATAAACAATTGGAGCATTTCAAGAAAGCTGACCCCAAATACGCTGAGGGAGTTAAAAAAGCTCTTGAAAAACACCAAAAAATGATGAAAGACATGCATATGAAAGATATGCATCACATGAAAAAGAAAAAGTAA
- the ruvA gene encoding Holliday junction branch migration protein RuvA encodes MIVGLIGVVEKISALEAHIEVQGVVYGVQVSMRTAALLQAGQKVRLKILQVIKEDAHLLYGFLEESEKILFERLLKINGVGGRIALTILSSFSPNEFENIIATKEVKRLQQVPGIGKKLADKIMVDLIGFFIQDENRPVRNEVFLALESLGFKSAEINPVLKTLKPHLSIEAAIKEALQQLRS; translated from the coding sequence ATGATAGTGGGTTTGATAGGGGTTGTGGAAAAAATCTCCGCTTTAGAAGCGCATATAGAAGTGCAAGGGGTTGTTTATGGGGTGCAAGTTTCTATGCGAACGGCCGCTTTGCTTCAAGCGGGCCAAAAAGTGCGTTTGAAAATCTTACAAGTGATCAAAGAAGACGCGCATCTTTTATACGGGTTTTTAGAAGAGAGCGAAAAAATCCTTTTTGAAAGGCTTTTGAAAATCAATGGGGTAGGGGGGCGTATCGCTTTAACCATTCTTTCAAGCTTTTCGCCGAATGAATTTGAAAACATTATCGCCACCAAAGAAGTCAAAAGACTCCAACAAGTCCCAGGTATAGGGAAAAAGCTCGCTGATAAGATCATGGTGGATTTGATTGGCTTTTTCATTCAAGATGAAAACAGACCCGTGCGCAATGAAGTTTTTTTAGCCCTAGAGAGTTTGGGCTTTAAAAGCGCTGAAATCAATCCAGTTTTAAAAACCCTAAAACCCCATCTCAGCATAGAAGCAGCGATTAAAGAAGCCTTACAACAACTGCGCTCTTAA
- the cysS gene encoding cysteine--tRNA ligase → MFIYDTKSKQKVPFEPLVKNKANIYVCGPTVYDDAHLGHARSAIAFDLLRRTLELSGYEVVLVRNFTDIDDKIINKAFKENKSIQELSSIYIESYTRDLNALNVKQPSLEPKASEYLDAMVRMIETLLEKNFAYRVSNGDIYLDTSKDKDYGSLSMHNSSVEFSRIGLVQEKRLEQDFVLWKSYKGDNDVGFDSPLGKGRPGWHIECSSMVFETLALANTPYQIDIHAGGSDLLFPHHENEACQTRCAFGVEIAKYWMHNGFVNINNEKMSKSLGNSFFIKDALKNYDGEILRNYLLGVHYRSVLNFNEEDLLVSKKRLDKIYRLKQRVLGTLGGINPNFKKEILECMQDDLNVSKALSVLESMLSSTNEKLDQNPKNKALKGEILANLKFIEELLGIGFKDPSAYFQLGVSESEKQEIENKIEERKRAKEQKDFLKADSIREELLHHKIALMDTPQGTIWEKLF, encoded by the coding sequence ATGTTTATTTATGATACCAAATCAAAACAAAAAGTCCCTTTTGAGCCTTTAGTTAAAAATAAGGCGAATATTTATGTGTGTGGACCTACGGTGTATGATGACGCTCATTTAGGGCATGCCAGGAGCGCGATTGCTTTTGATTTGTTGAGGCGCACGCTTGAATTGAGCGGCTATGAAGTGGTGCTAGTAAGGAATTTCACGGATATTGACGATAAGATCATCAACAAAGCCTTCAAAGAAAACAAAAGCATTCAGGAATTAAGCAGCATTTACATTGAATCTTACACGAGGGATTTGAACGCTTTGAACGTGAAACAACCCAGCCTAGAGCCTAAAGCGAGCGAGTATTTAGACGCTATGGTGCGCATGATTGAAACGCTTTTAGAAAAAAATTTCGCTTATAGAGTCTCTAATGGGGATATTTATTTAGACACGAGCAAGGATAAAGATTACGGCTCTTTGAGCATGCATAATAGCAGTGTGGAATTTAGCCGTATCGGTTTGGTGCAAGAAAAACGATTGGAGCAGGATTTTGTGTTGTGGAAAAGCTATAAGGGGGATAATGATGTGGGCTTTGATAGCCCTTTAGGCAAAGGGCGCCCTGGCTGGCATATAGAATGCTCTAGCATGGTTTTTGAAACTTTAGCGCTCGCTAACACCCCTTATCAAATTGACATCCATGCAGGCGGATCGGATTTGTTATTCCCCCACCATGAAAATGAAGCGTGCCAAACCCGTTGCGCCTTTGGCGTGGAGATCGCTAAATACTGGATGCACAATGGCTTTGTGAATATCAATAACGAAAAAATGTCTAAAAGTTTAGGGAATAGCTTTTTCATTAAAGACGCTCTCAAAAACTATGATGGCGAGATTTTGCGCAATTATTTATTGGGGGTGCATTACCGCTCTGTTTTGAATTTCAATGAAGAAGACTTGTTAGTGAGTAAAAAACGCTTGGATAAAATCTATCGTTTGAAACAGCGCGTTTTAGGGACTTTAGGAGGAATAAATCCAAATTTTAAAAAAGAAATTTTAGAATGCATGCAAGATGATTTAAACGTTTCCAAAGCGTTGAGCGTTTTAGAAAGCATGCTTTCTTCTACGAATGAAAAACTGGATCAAAACCCCAAAAACAAGGCTTTAAAGGGCGAAATTTTAGCGAATTTGAAATTCATAGAAGAACTGCTTGGAATCGGGTTTAAAGACCCTAGCGCGTATTTCCAATTGGGCGTGAGCGAGAGCGAAAAACAAGAAATTGAAAACAAGATAGAAGAAAGAAAACGCGCCAAAGAACAAAAAGATTTTTTAAAAGCCGATAGCATCAGAGAAGAGCTTTTACACCACAAAATCGCTTTGATGGACACCCCACAAGGCACGATTTGGGAGAAGCTTTTTTAA
- a CDS encoding twin-arginine translocation signal domain-containing protein yields the protein MKRRDFIKTTALGATGAVLGAQILQAEESQGSVAKKYKIEAEYSIDFDSAEHTSLFIPMPSVVASNVHLQGNHASYESMLNFGVPYLQVDFLKSAQKKRVHLSYEIASYQLNERLFETSDFVAMGRYERDDASVANIANQLKGATPKESVRNFYAFIKHDMPKRQKALEGKENLPKRDSLPWFATISKESMFVSLCHACGIKSAEVQGLKLAQNSVVKNASRVEVYLKDSFLAFDFQNNHKEVFIPLNRHKDMQLDTALLATFGDAFALVDGRDLNNYESKLFEKRVTYSAV from the coding sequence ATGAAACGAAGGGATTTTATTAAAACGACTGCTTTAGGCGCTACAGGTGCTGTTTTAGGAGCACAGATTTTGCAGGCAGAAGAAAGCCAAGGGAGTGTTGCAAAAAAATATAAAATAGAGGCTGAGTACAGCATTGATTTTGATTCTGCAGAACACACTTCACTTTTCATTCCCATGCCGAGTGTTGTAGCGAGCAATGTGCATTTACAAGGCAACCATGCTAGCTATGAAAGCATGCTCAATTTTGGAGTGCCTTATTTGCAAGTGGATTTTTTAAAAAGCGCTCAAAAAAAACGAGTCCATTTGTCTTATGAGATCGCTAGCTATCAATTGAATGAGCGTTTGTTTGAAACGAGCGATTTTGTAGCAATGGGGCGTTATGAAAGAGACGATGCGAGCGTGGCTAATATTGCCAACCAGCTCAAGGGAGCAACCCCTAAAGAAAGCGTTCGTAATTTTTATGCGTTCATCAAGCATGATATGCCTAAGAGACAAAAGGCTCTAGAGGGTAAAGAAAATCTACCTAAACGAGATAGTTTGCCTTGGTTTGCAACCATTTCAAAAGAGAGCATGTTTGTGTCCTTATGCCATGCATGCGGGATTAAAAGCGCTGAAGTGCAAGGCTTGAAATTGGCTCAAAACAGCGTGGTGAAAAACGCTTCTAGGGTAGAAGTGTATTTGAAAGATTCATTTCTAGCATTTGATTTTCAAAATAACCACAAGGAAGTCTTTATCCCGTTGAACCGCCATAAAGACATGCAATTAGATACTGCCTTGTTGGCGACTTTTGGCGATGCCTTTGCCCTTGTAGATGGTAGGGATTTGAATAACTATGAGAGCAAGTTATTTGAAAAAAGAGTAACCTATAGTGCTGTCTAA